Part of the Haliotis asinina isolate JCU_RB_2024 chromosome 8, JCU_Hal_asi_v2, whole genome shotgun sequence genome is shown below.
CAAGTTGATGTACTGTTTATTGCCGACACCTGGCCTAAATAACCCTTAGCTGACCAGGTCATTACTTCATGGAGACAAACAGACCCCCTGGGTGTGTAGGGCCTGAATACTTTCCTTATGTTGAAAGTGACTGCTTCAAGATTGTTATTTTGACGTCACTAATTTATGAGTTTGTCAAAGATGCTTGGCTAAATTTTGCTCCTGTTGCTATATGGCCTGACTTTCTATGGCGAGGTACCTGAAGTTTGCCCCATTGTAAGTGAATGTAAAATCCTCTAAATTCTCTGTACACACAGCACTTTAACTTCTGAGTTATACAGGGACGACTTGCCTTGCATGTCACCTCATTACTTGTGAGGCGGTTGACATTAACTTCTTCACAAgtaatgtaaatgtaatgtgtgactgagtgagtttaaattatacaccacttttagcagtattccattaTCACAGTGGTGATGGGGAtgctagaaatgggcttcacatccTGTACACCTGTAGGGAACTGAACCCAAGTGGTCTGCATGAAGAGTGAACACCTTAACTGCTAGGCTTACCCTACTGTCCCCAGATGAAATGTATGAATCAGTAGGCAGCCAAACAGTGGTAAACACCACGCTCGAATACTTCATTGTTCTAAATTCAGTTACTCTAAACTATTCAGTGTTGAGTTAGAtcagttttgtttcttgtgaTGCAGGTTTTTTTGGCCAGTAAGTTAGACACAAATGGTGAAATgtcttgaaatatgttttgtttagggctttttctcattttcaaaataacagtGTGGGTAAATTAGAATCAAAATTAAGGTTTAAGAAAATCTGTGTATTAATGTGACATGCAGACCAGTGAACTCGGACCACCACAGGTTGTGGGTGTTCTGTAGTGCAGGCTTCATATCTGGCATCAAGTTATAAATTTTACCCCTAGGAGTCCCATCCTTGAACAAATTTATGTAAATTGTGACTAAGAAGGCCCATGATCAGAGGCGGTTGTGTGACAAGTTGCATAAACACCATCCATACCACTGCCACAATCCTAATATTTTGTATCTCAAGGCCGAGTAATCCATATCCAAATCTTGCGTTCATGATGGACAAACAATGAAATCCCATATCTTCTCCTTGTCAGCCTTTCCATGAGTCAAAGTCCGCTTTTGTTTATACTGTTGAGAATGTTGCAAAGGAAAAAGGCGTTGGCTATTCATTTAATAGGAGTTAGCGAAGGCCTGTATTAATACTCAATCGCTGTTCTAATGGAAGCGAAATTGTCATAAGAAAGGGCTTCCTTTTAAGGCTCCGACAAGACGAGGGATGAGGTGAGCCTTACGATATTGATTGTTAAAGGCGAACACTCGGGAGCCAATCACTTTGTGCCATTTAGCTTGAGTGTCCTTCGTTGTGAGTGCAGCTCCGGGATGACTTAGGGATTAATAAGCAAACACAGCAACAAACAGACTCCAGCTATTACATTTAAAGAAatgatgaaataaagatgggttTATTTCATCTGTTGCTGAGTTTGAGCGGACTTCAGGACTTTATCAAGGAGGGAAATTTGAGGGTTTTCTCCAGGGCAAGCCTCCTTAAGATAGTGATTTGCAATAATTctctggaaaattgctgaagtTTACACTAGCCTGATTGTGTTGTCCATTGCAACTACTCCATGTAGCCTTTGGCTTTCTGTCAATGACTGTTGATCCATGGGAACATTGGTCTTCATTAAGAATATTGATGCTTCAGCTGACTATATTGCCCTGCTGAGGTGGTCAGGCACCATAGTGGTTTAAGTAGTAGCCTTCAGATTGagtctgggttcaattcccaatgaGTATGTCTGTGAACTGATTTGTGTTTTCTGGCCCGCTACAGCGGCTTGAAACTAAATACTTGTCTGAActtttatttttatcatttagtCATTATGATGGATACATGATgctatttattttctttatgtaaaGGAGAAAGTGTACCTTTAGCTAATTAACATCTAAATGTGAAGTCCAACCTCCCATGGTCACTCAAAAACAAAGCTTGAGAAGTAGAGCAACTGTATCAAGTTATATTAACTTGCAAATAATGTCATCAAATGAGGTCACAAAAACAGTATGCATTTCGTTTTTCTGATCATTTATGACATCTGATCTCATGTTCTGTAACAGTTAAAGTACCACTGGTATACACAGTGTACCTTCTTTAATGTCATTGCTGACTTTAAAGTACAAGGACATGTAGCAACACTATCCATAAGTGTTGAGACGTCTCCAAGTATAACTATCTCTATTGAGGTCAGTTGGTTATTAATGCTCGTATAATGCATGATTTGAAACTAATAACTAATTAGTGAAAGCCTTTACAAGTCTGTGCAAAGGAAAGGTTGAATTTATCCAATATTCCCATATAGGAATAGGTCACATGTCAGAGCCACTGGACTGTACAACACTGGCTTGTCTACATTATTACAGTGTTAGTACTGTTACAAATCAAAGCCTGGAACAGTCCAGTACTGACTGGTCATTTTTTTTCCATAAGGCAAGACCAgttttatatttcttgtttttgccCTAGAAAAATTAAAGGCAGGAACAAAATAAACAACCAGTCAAAGCACGAAACCTGCATGAGTCTTTTAGTGTGTTTATCTCAACTAGAAATAAATTAAGTGAGATTAGGTGTCACACGCATATCATTAGTATTTCACTTATATCACACTGATTCAAAATAACATTAGGATTATATTTTTGGAGTGGGAAAatgaatttatatttttttcttatctCTTGAAAAAATACGACTGGTTGATGTGTAAagcaagaaatataattggtctggcctagGTATTAAATAGCATTTCTTTCACTGAACGTACTGAATGCTTCCCCAGTCAGCCGTAGCCATTGCTCAGTCACACTGGTGCACTATCACAAAGAAAATACATGCATTGTACTGTCCAATAGAGGACTGtctttggtttatttacaaggatgtatgtatgtgtttattatAGCTGCCGTTCATGCTTCCTGCTGAGTGTAAGAGCTGCAAGGGACTGTCGAGTAGTTCAGTCAGACTCTTGATTAGAAAGATAAGGCTTTCCCCAACCACCACCCCACCTGGAGTAGAGCTGTAAATAGTTAGATACAGTGCCTCATGTATAGGAAAAAATGTTTGTAAGATTGCTAAGATTGGTTATATTTTTGAAGATCCAGGGGAAAAGGTTTTTTGAAAAAGTTCCCTACATGAAATTTGTAGGAAGTTCATTTAGTATTGGGTTCTCAAAAAAAATTATGCATATTGCTGAGACCTTTGTACACTCTGGTACGAACATTGGCCAGTATTGTGATATATCTGGATGGGAAAGAATGTCAGTATGTAATGTCTTTGGATTTTATCAATAAAAGGGGGACAATAGACATGGTGTTCAGAATCATGAAGGGCAGTTTGACAGACAAAACATAGTGGTAGGTTGTCTGTGTGATGCCATGGTGACATATTCTGGAGGAACACGCAATCTGACAACATGCATTTGTCAGCCTCGCCCAGCCTTTGTAAGCACAGCTATTGTCTGTAGGTCCTTAAAGTACAGGCAGCAGTAGTCATGTACTTACTATGCTCATTGTTAGTGTTTATGTGTTTCAGTCACTCTTGTGTAATCACTTAGATTCACAAGCAGCATTTCTATTGCATCCTCCatcatgatttttttctgagaagttttTATTTGAACCTTTTTCACAATTAATTTAAACTGTTTTTGACTCCTTCAGATTTAGACGAGGACCGGGCCCATCATGACACGTCCAGCTACGGGTCAGCGTCCCCTGTGAACCATCCTCCCAGCCCGGTGTCAGTGGGCTTTGGGGAGATGGATGGCATGAGAACACATGAACTTACTGTCAATAGTTTGGACTCAATCAGCTACACCTCAGACTTAGATGGACATGGGTGGGATTTTGAAAGACATAGCTCAGAAGAGGAACTTATTGAGATAAATAATCGTGAAGCTGTAGCTGAGAAGAGGAAGTGGTCACAAGTGAATCGTGGGAGTGTTGGTGACAGTGCTGGATCCTCAGATGAAGAAGTGCGCGAACTCCTTAAACCTCAGCCGGTTGTACTCAGTGCTTCCCCACCCTCGGGTGTTCAAAAACTCCACTCCTCACCACAGGCTAAGTTCTTTCTTGCCAATGTGAGTCCCACAGCAGTGGTGGCAGCCATATCGCCACGGAAACGGCACCGACAACTCTCTACCTCTGATTGTCCAACTGATTTGGATCCCAAGACTGTGATTCAGAGGCCCTGTCTCGACTTTGAAAAAATGCAGGTGagtgataataataatgtttgTATACTCTCTGAAAAGTGTTTGTTTCATGTGCATCGTCTAAAAACAATGGCTACAAGACATGGTTGGACTGTCCTGTTGTAATTCTGTTTGTTCTGTTATTGTATGAGAAGTATTGTCTTGGCTCTATATATCTTCAATAGCAGATCATACATGAATATTACACCTATGGAGCAATGGGATACATATTGAACAGTTGGATTCCAATACAATCATTATTACAAAATACACAATGAACATATCTGTGATACATTGTATATTGCATTATCAGGAATTTAATAAAATGCATACTGATGCATCAGGATATTGATACAATACATATTACACAATCAATTGTGATACATTGTATATTGCAGTAACAGCACTTTGATTAAATGCATATTGATGCATCAGGATTTCGATACAATACATGTTACATAGTAAGGGTTATGATACATTGTATATTGCAGTAACAGCACTTTGATTAAATGCATATTGTCTTAACATTCCTGGTACAGACAGTAACAATTCCGCCTTTATAGAGATACCATCACAAGTGTGGATTATGGTTCGTTATGTATCTGCTCCTTTAGATCAGCAGACTAGTCTCCCTCTTCAGGGTTACTAAGACCTGAAAGAGAAGACAGCTCTTTATGGTCACTTGTTAACAACGTCAAGACAGTCCGACAAGTCTTCTGGGCCTTCTTGAATAATGTAAGATAGAGTTACAGGCCTACATCTTTTGATGACTGATCTTTTGAACTTGGATGGTATACTCTATAATATTGCCCGGCCATGGAGATAAGGCTCTCAGTTTGTATGTGTAGGAGATAACCATCAAGGTTACTGAAAAGGTAGGCACGGATTCAAGACTTGGTACAATCAGCCAGATCACCTGCTGTACAGTGTCAGGTGGCAGTGCACTAGGTAATACCAGAGTCTAAATCACTCTGACCAGTTGTACAGGCAAATAAACACTGTGAGATAATAGCCGCAGATTATCCTGACACTGGGGAAATGGTCCCCGGGATACCACCATCTTATGTCCGTCAGATAGCCAGATATCTGGTCAGGCAGGCTGCCGCAGGGCTTTGTACGTTTACTTACCAACATTATTTAGATGATGCAGGGTCACTCCTCGGCTatggaaacatgaaaaaaagCTTTGTATAGAATGCATGGTTCTCCTTTCGGGGTTGATTCTTCCGTCAGTGGGGCCAGATCCTTTATTGTATGTTTGATCACTGTGTTGGTCTCGGCATGTGTGGACGCTGTTTGTTTGGATTCATCTTCAAAGATATCCATGTGCTGACTTAGCTAGCTGCTCAACATGGCTGGACAGATACGTGCTTATCATCCACATATCTTGCATACTTTGTTCAAACAGAACTTgtataaaatgttaaaaagaAATGAGCattgtttttaaatgttaaGTTTAGTGTCAAAGTTATTAGTGATATGTATTCATGATCTCTCAAATAATAATCATGCTTGTAATATCTAAGTAACATTGTTTATCTATTTAAATTCTAAATTTTAAAATTGCCAAACCATGTAGTATCTAAATTACATTGCATATCTGTTTATTTTTAATATTACACTGCCTTTAGATGTGATATCTAAATTATGGTATCTCAGCTCTTAATATCTAAATGCATTGCTTGTTTTCTCTCCATGTAATGTACAAATTTCTTTGCCTATCACTATAAATCTAAATTACATTTCTTAATCATGTAATATTCAAATTCCATGACCTTTCCATGTAATGGCTCAGTTACATTGCCTCGCCAGGTAATTTTAAAATGACATTGCCAATTCATAACAGTTGGAGGATAATTCATGTTTTATGACAGGTAAATGATATTGTCTAGGTATGTGATACTGATATGGACAGGACTCTCATTCTGCATTTAATTCAACCTAtcagtgaataatttgtataCTTTTTTTATTTGTCATTGAATTAAACaaaaagttaaaattttaattttCCCATAAACATGTCTTCATCTGACACGGCTAGTACATCACAGAATGCCCCAGTGCATAAAGAGAGCATCATGTATTGATGTCCTATTGTTTATGGTAGGGTAGGGTTATAGTGCTTTTATCATGTCAGTATCGGCTTTGTGCATTATTTAGCCTGGTGTGCGATATAACTTTTGAGATATGGTGTTTTGTAGTAGCTGATCTGCAGCATTGTTACTGTGTAAAGTGCAATTCTAAAGCAAAGAACAGTCATCATAAGTGTGTgtttaaaagtaaatattaaattgtttctTGACTTACGAATGACAAAGTCATGAAATTATCTCCACTTATATATAAGACCTCAAACAATGAGTCACTTTTAACTGTCAACATCAAACTGAATTGTAGGGTAAATGGAGACTGGCTGTCTTCTCTTCTCGAGTTGCTTTTGGTCTGTTGCCGCTGTGGGAGGATTGTAATAGCTCAGTGGCTTTCCTCATTTTCACCCactaaatatgtgtttgattcCAACATTGGAACCATGGTCTTTCCCTCTAAGACACTGCAGGAATATTTCCATTAGTAGCATGTAAACCAGTTGCCCCAGATCCTTATTTATTGAAAGAAAAAGAATTGAGGACAGTTTGGCAAGTTGGATGGCCTCAGCTGTATAATCAAGCATTCTTTAGCAATCAATTTTAAAGTTGGATTTTTCTTTCATagatttttaaatgtaaaatAATTTAATAGCATGGATTGAATGTTTGTCATAATTTCTCTCTCGGGCACAACATGAAGGAGATAGTAGTATCGATAACCAGACTATAGAAGTTAGTAGTGTTGCAGTAcatgcagagatgccaacctctacgaTTTAATTGTAGTTGCTACAAgttttaacttcaaactacgCCTATACGATTGCACTAGAAATCCTAcgaaatttgaatgaaatgCATTGAAATTCAGATATTTAGACAAAAAAGTATATTTTCaacgatgaaatacattttcggacttcatgtaccttccattcattatatttaatgacatatttgaactggaatgattgcaagtaaaaaatgtaattttagtgGTAGcgaagctgatttcaatacctttgtgTTTTGACCAATTTAGTTAAATAATTTAACCACATGACTgtaatatcattcatttttttctcagaaacCAACATGTTTATTTAGTTaactactaattttatggtcaaactactaattttgaatttttgttggcatctctgtacatgtatcatgtatataaCATTATAAGACCAGTAACCACAGTAATCAGCAAGTTCCTACTGACAGGGAAGGATACAGTCACTACTCTGTAAGCCAGAGACAAGTGAAATCTAAGTGTAGCTTTATTATCCTTATAAGTCTAGCAATTTTACATAACCAATAATTGAAAGTGAGCAGccgatttgttggatttgaCATATGGCGTTGACCCCTGCTACTTGTTATTACCACACAATAAGTTTGAAATGCGGTTTGTACTGACTCATTTTTCATCAGTATAGAATGGCTTGACAGTCAATATTAGTCAATGTATTGACATTAGAGGCAGCAGCATGTGCACTGCTCCGCGACTGCACCTGATGCTGACAGAATTGATTGGTTAATCCTCCTTGCTCCCCTACCCGCATGCTCTCTACATTGAGATTGTGTAGTACTCACTGCTGCCGGAAATGCTTTATTGTATGCCCATATCAGCTGTGTGGACTTCAGACAAAGGAGTTGTTTACCTGTACTACTTACTTGATTGATATAGGAGgtgtatattacatgtgttgTTGAAGTATACGGAGGGTATTCACCCCCTCTCGTCATGTCTATAACATCATGGTCCAGTGTTTTGTTATGTAGATAACACTGAGTGGTTTATTGTCCATGATAATAGGCATGCTTATTTCAGCCTGGAAATATATGCTGATGTAGAGGTTGTCATGCAAGAGTGTTTAGAGATGGTCAATATTCTGTGttaggaataaacattgtatttggcCAGCCTTGGTTCAGCTATGCTACCTGTAGACACACATTTTGGGCATCTTTGGCTATTATTTTGATAATGATAACAATTATTCCTGTCATTTGTACAGATGGTTATTTTTGACTTGATCACTGATAAGCAAGGCTGTGCCCTGTTTCTCTGATAGAGAAGGCTGGTGCTCCGTTTCCATGATACACAAGGCTGGTGCTCCGTTTCCATGATACACAAGACTGGTGCTCTGTTTCCATGATACACAAGGCTGGTGCTCTGTTTCCATGATACACGAGGCCGGTGCCCCGTTTCTCTGATTGACAGGTTTGGTGCCCTGTTTCTCTGATAGACAAGGCTGGTGCTCTGTTTCCCTGATCCACAAGGACGGTGCCCGGTTTCTCTGATTGACAGGTTTGGTGCCCTGTTTCTATGATAGACAAGGCTGGTGCCTGTTTCTCTGATAGACAAGGCCGGTGCACTGTTTCTCTATAAACACTGAAAGTACGACCTTCCAGACCATGTACAGCATATTTATCTATTATGTTGAGTCCCTGTCAGTGAATTTTCAAGGGACTGGGATCAATATTCATAAACAGCAACATCAgatcaaacttaaaaagtatGGTTGTTATTGTTATTCCCTGCAACGCGTTTTGGGTGGGGGTTTATTAAAATGCGCCTGTCCGTTTATCATTTATCTTTTCCAGAACAGAACTTTTAGATGGTTTAATatctatttcttcaccaaacttggtacatagattgatcaggtggtgtactggtgcgttttggtagttttggaattctgaatgaaataaatttggcatttccatggcaacaagtttggcCTCAACTGAAATTAGTTGTGGTGCTCTTTTCCAAAACAGAGCACTGAAACCATTCCTTaattcttcaccaaacttagcATATAGCTTGGTCTACTGGTGTACTGGTATCTCTTGGTAATTTTTGAATTCTGATTAAActattttggcatttccatggcaacaagtttgacttatactgaaattggtggttgtaCTCTAAAACCTTTCATTACTCTCCGTCCACTTTTCTCTATACACACCAAAACTTCGgcataatcataacttgtagacatattcatgaaagaTATTTTGCCCTTGAGggaggatattgatgactttgtctccCAGTTATGTTCATTACATCAAGACCTAAACATCTGATACAACTGACATCATGGAGTTAGTGGTAGTGGCCACCATTACACTTGATTCTTGATGGATTACTAAGCCCTGATTATCAATCTGCTGATTGTGAGCAATAACCAGCTCTACTCTTGTTCATATGTGTCCAATGCATTACAATTCATCTTGCACACAAACCTTTTTTTTATTAATTGTAATGTTTTTGATAAAGCATAGCTTTTCccctgttgtttccatatgttgAATCAAGAAAACTAGCCTTTTATTGACTAGACTAGGCTTTTCCGAtaaaagtttgaaaaaaaaacacaatgaattTCACAGGCATGGTTGTATGACTGACTAACTGACTATGTAtaacaaacattcaaatatcAAAGCTTTGGGGTAGTGTTCCTGTAGCTTCTTTGCATTGCTGTACAACCACCATTTGGCCCTCTCTTTAAGACATTTATCAAGAGGGCATTGAAGGTATCTGAAAGAGCTCATCATTGCTTTGGCATATCTTTTGTTCATATAGAAGGTAATGTTAGTGATAGGTAATGGCTATGTGTCTGGACAATGCCAGACAGGCATGGTCTGGAGGATTGATGACCTCCATGTGGTCAGATAGACTGACCGTTCCAGCCAGGATGGCTTCTCCTGAAAGAACCGACAGCTTACAGAACAGACTTGTCCTGAAGCATCTTATCCAAACAGATCCTTAACAGCATCTTCCATCACTTCCATTCTGTTATTGTTCAAACACCCCAAATAACATGTTTGAAGTATCATCTTTCCCTTGTCACCTTTTTACCTCAATAATATACCTTACAAGACAATTGGTTTGTTATTAGTTACCATTAtaatgtttttgctttgtttcatGTCCATTTGTAGGAGTTTGTGTCAAGAAGTTTATTACCTCACTACCTAACTCCTGATATTGCAGGTCTAAAGATATATGAGTTGGTTCTCTTTAATGTTCATTTCGTCCCACTTTTGTTAATCTTGAGATGTCATTCACCTTTTTCTCCTGCACTGGTCAGCAGGAGCCAGATAGTCATCACATACCGTACATGTTCAACATTCAGCAAACAGGAAGAGCTGCAAGGAATGCTGGGTATGAGACAGGCTCCATTTGACCTGTGTGGGCAGCAGAGGGTGTGATGAAGCAAACCATGTCTTGTAGGGTTAGGGGCTTTCTAAAAGTGACTTGGGAACTCATTGATTTGATGGAGGGATTCATCCTGGACCATCTGGCAGCCCTGGTAGATTtgatttaaattatttaaacaTGATAGGAAGAATATGCTCAACTTTTCCAGATCTTCCTTTATCATCACAAATATATGTGATAACAgctcataaacacatgcttatgACATGCTGGGGATTGTACAATAGACCAATCATGATGATGGACAGTGCTCTGTGATTTTATTTACTTGAATGTCAAGCAGTTTAACATTCCCCCAAATATATTTGCACAATGTCCCATTTTCAGAAAGGCTCcatttcatgtttgtcatgcagggtttaaaaaatcccatcgcccggcGCCCGAGACACATCATGCAATCAAAAATTGGCCTCTTACTTGActgtgggctactagataatttctacCTACGATTTCAAACTGGAAATAaaattggatttcatttcatatctgaatGTATCTATTAAATTTCACAGTTTTAATAAAGTAGGCTGTCTTCcattgctatttatcacttttcgatAAATAGCCCCGCaaacaataacatcaacatTATTCTTTAATAATTTCATCAATATGTCATAAAAATGAGGGCAAGTGCcttgtggcaagtggcttttgaAAATAGTTTAGAACCCCTGGTCATGAAGTCCAGTTCTTCATATGCATGGTCTTCATAGTGTAGATGCATGGTCTTCACAATGTAGAGCACAGCACTAATTCCCACATTGGGAAAGGGCCTACTCTGTGGCAGAGCTTTGGCACTGTCTTTGCCATCTGACCATGTGACAACTCCCACTGAAAGGGGTCACTGAGATTGGCAGACAAATGTCaattaatatttcatacatatatatgtgttctGTGCTTTTTAACTGTATTTGTAAAGGTCATCAACGATTAGTTTTAGATGATTATCTGCTGTCTGCTTAAGATAGGCTTTTAGCTAGCAAGATGTTAGTAGGATATACAAGACACAAATGACATTTGTATATAGTAAATGTCATGCTTCTATCATATTTTGATGAGCTCTCATTTGTGTAGAGAATTGTTTTTGGTCTTGTTTTAAACTTGGTGTTCAGCTATATGACAAGGGTTTGAAGTGATAAGGTCAGGAGCAGACAGTACTATGATAGGTGTCATCAGTATCAAGCTACACATTTTGGATTTGATGACATGTATAAACCatatcagcaagtctgaccacccagtccttgatcactgaagatcagttgtaacccagatcttcattggGTATAGAAAGGCTGTGGAAATAAACAGTAAATGTTGCAAGATGGTACTGTATTTGGTTTATTTTCTCATCGGACCAAGATAGCTAGCCACCAAGTGGGCAAATAACATACCAGTCCCTTTAGTGGTCAGAACAGGAAAATATTGACATGTTGTCGAAGGTCATTTTCACACACTGTGGATTGAGATGCAAACAAAACCCTACGTTTGAATGGACTCTGTTTCTAGCCGTAACAACAGCTTTGTTAACCCCATAGGATTAAGGGAGAACTGCAGTCTCGGCCAGAGTTTAGTTGAATCAAACATGTGGAAGGCTCCCAGACAATTTCTGGATATAGGTTGGATGGGCCCTTGTTTGATTGTGTAGTACACGAATTGGTCCTTTATTACAACAACTCATTTCTTCAGTGCATAGTGGCACAGTCCATTCTATgaatgtttaaagtgaaataaaaCAGCCTTTTCCTTTAGAGCCCTTTCCTTCT
Proteins encoded:
- the LOC137293683 gene encoding uncharacterized protein isoform X1, which encodes MIYPSSQRSYVATRVVSLLRFAELAKGRQGDRTQDLIWGKDHVSRILRMTSAEMLRFLTQKLKSQSINEVQPFPGQTDEEDKDSGTESDDENAQFEDLEDNLDEDRAHHDTSSYGSASPVNHPPSPVSVGFGEMDGMRTHELTVNSLDSISYTSDLDGHGWDFERHSSEEELIEINNREAVAEKRKWSQVNRGSVGDSAGSSDEEVRELLKPQPVVLSASPPSGVQKLHSSPQAKFFLANVSPTAVVAAISPRKRHRQLSTSDCPTDLDPKTVIQRPCLDFEKMQKTSVKKPCVHSLSRPKLVKIRTINGNSRGPKCLSDPAVFSFRSISSGLSPLTPVEEPSCAY
- the LOC137293683 gene encoding uncharacterized protein isoform X2 yields the protein MKFIQVRHLTDEEDKDSGTESDDENAQFEDLEDNLDEDRAHHDTSSYGSASPVNHPPSPVSVGFGEMDGMRTHELTVNSLDSISYTSDLDGHGWDFERHSSEEELIEINNREAVAEKRKWSQVNRGSVGDSAGSSDEEVRELLKPQPVVLSASPPSGVQKLHSSPQAKFFLANVSPTAVVAAISPRKRHRQLSTSDCPTDLDPKTVIQRPCLDFEKMQKTSVKKPCVHSLSRPKLVKIRTINGNSRGPKCLSDPAVFSFRSISSGLSPLTPVEEPSCAY